The Bacteroides ovatus genomic interval AACAGGAAGATATACCTGGCGTACTCATATCCCGCAAATGGGAATAGGAGATCAATGTAGCGTGGGTTCGTGGATATACCATGACGACCAACATGAATTGGATTTTGAAGTCGGATATGGTAAAGATAAAGTTCGCAAGGAGTTAAATGCAACTCCCGACGAAATGATTGCTTATATGACATCGCAGGCATATCCTTTTTCTTCCGTTCCTGTAGTAATCAAGACCGGATGGCATCTGTTCGAAATTGATCTGACATTAAAAAACGGGAACTATTACATCACCTGGTTAATAGACAACGAGCCCAAACATGAACTTCAACTGGAATTTGGGAAAGACATTGCATTCCATATTTTTTGCAGTGTAGAGAATCTTAAATTTATTGGAGACCAACCGGCACAGCAGGAAAACTCCGGATTGTTTGATTTCGTCAGATATACATATCATGACTAAATAAATAAACTTAACACACATTTCTTAAAAGCCCAAAAAATTAATGCCATGAGAACAACGTTCATTTCACTTTCTCGGATATTCATGAACATTTGTCTCCATGCGCAGGATAGAGTAGTCGATGAAGGTCATGCTCTCTAAATATAAAATAGCCCTCGCTACAAATTTGTAACGGGGGTATTTTTTAGAGGAGTTATTCCTCCTCCTGCTAATATTTTGTTTATGTGCTTTTTATATCTGAATACATCAATCAGATAATCCCTCTCACTCTATCGTCAAATGCAGAAAGCGCAGCTTTCGCTCCTTCGCCCATAGAGATAATAATTTGCTTATAAGGAACCGTAGAAACATCTCCGGCTGCATAGATACCCGTCACATTCGTACGGCAATGTGCATCAATCATGATTTCGCCCGGACGGTTGGTTTCCACTATGTCGCGGAATACACTGCTATTCGCAGAAAGCCCGATTTGTACAAATACACCATCCAACTCAACCAAACGTTCTTCTTCCGTTTTGCGGTCTTTGATGCGCAGGGCAGTCAGCTTATCACCATTTCCTATCACTTCCGTAGTCTGTGAACTTACAAACACTTCCACATTCGGCAATGATTTAAGTCGCTCTTGAAGTACACTGTCTGCTTTCAACTCATCCATAAATTCAAAAACAGTGACTTTGGAGCAGATACCAGCCAAGTCAATCGCTGCCTCAATGCCGGAATTTCCTCCACCTACTACTGCTACATGCTTTCCCTTATAAAACGGCCCATCACAATGAGGGCAGAAAGCAACACCACGACCGATATACTCCGCTTCTCCCGGAACATTCAGTTTACGCCAGCTTGCACCAGTTGCAATAATCAGTGCCGGAGCCAGGAATTTCTCCCCAACAGAGGTAGTGATCTGCTTTTGTTTTCCAACCACTTCTACTTTTTCTACTTTACGATGCTCCAGCAAATCCACCGGATAACGCAACAAGTGAGTTTTCAGATTATCGGCAAGTTCATTTCCTGTCGTTTCCGGAACAGAAATTAGATTTTCAATACCCACCGTTTCTTTTACCTGTCCGCCAACACGCTCGGCCACGATAGCTACACGGAGTCCTTTACGGGCAGAATAAATAGCTGCTGATACTCCTGCAGGTCCTCCACCGACTACAATCACATCATATTCTTTCACCTCTGCATTCGCTTTGGTTTCGTCAATACCATATTGATCTTCCAACTTGGCAAGCAATTCGCCAAATTCACCACGGCCTACATGAAGCAATTTTCCATCTGCAAAGACAGAGGGTACTCCTTGTATCTTCAGTGCATCTACTTCATCCTGATAAAGCGCACCGTCTACCATTTCATGCGTAATAGCCGGATTCAAAGTAGTCATTGCATTCAGAGCCTGCACTACGTCAGGGCAGTTCGTACAAGTCAACGAAACATAAGTGGTCAGATGTATCGGGCCTTTCAGTGCTTTCACACGGTTGCAAACGGCCTCATCGGGAAAGTTCTTTCCTTTGCCGTCCAGATTCAGGATAGCCAAAAGCAATGATGTGAACTCATGTCCGTTAGGAATACCCCGGAATGTGATTCCGGTACGATCACTATTCTTTAATAAAGTAAACTTCAATGCTTCTCCCTCATTCACCGAGCAAGTGATATGATCGGAACAATCCGCTACATCTCCCAGCAACTCCAATAATTCTGTTTTGTTTTCGTGGCTGGATGATACGGATATATCAAAAGTAAAGTTTGCCTCCAGCCCAGCAAAAATACCCTTTAGTTGTTCTTTTAATGCAGATTCTAACATATCTTTTTCCTTTCATTTTTTTAAAAGAAAGGCCGGCAGCGTCTCTCGTTACCGGCCTCCCATAATCACCATTATCAAGATCTATCAAATCTTACCTACCAGGTCAATGCTTGGTTTCAGGGTAGACTCACCCTTCTTCCATTTAGCCGGGCAAACTTCTCCGTCATGGGTAGCAACAAACTGTGCAGCTTCCACCTTACGAAGCAATTCACTTGCATCACGGCCAATATTGTTATCATTCAGTTCCACCACTTTAATCTTTCCTTCCGGATTGACAACGAATGTACCGCGATAAGCCATACCCTCTTCTTCGATATATACACCCAGTGCACGGCTCAAAGCGCCAGTCGGGTCTGCCAACATCGGATATTGAATCTTGCGAATACTTTCAGAAGCATCATGCCAAGCTTTGTGCACGAAATGAGAGTCAGTACTTACCGAATAGATCTCTACACCCATCGCCTTGAACTGATCGTACTTTTCAGCCATATCCACCAATTCAGTAGGACATACGAAAGTAAAGTCAGCAGGATAGAAGAAAAGAATCGCCCATTTACCTTTCAGGTCATTGTTGGTTACAGTCTTGAAAGCTCCGTTGTGAAAAGCCTGAACACTGAATTCAGGAAGTTGAGAATTTAAAATTGGTTCCATAATCTTTATTGCTTTTATTGTTATTAATTGATTTGACTTATAACATCAGAAACAACGTTTTGTTTTTTGTTTCTGATGCAAAGATAAAGGCAGAAACCCCGCCTTTGCAAAAAAAGCCCAATCGAATATTTCTATGCGGTGATAGATGAAATTAATAAAAGCATTTTATACCTTTGCATGCATAAACAAAAAAACTGGAAAATATATACGATTATGGAACATCCTCTTGACCAATTCTTATATTGCCCTAAATGTGGTTCCTCTCATTTTGAGATTAACAACGAGAAATCTAA includes:
- the ahpC gene encoding alkyl hydroperoxide reductase subunit C gives rise to the protein MEPILNSQLPEFSVQAFHNGAFKTVTNNDLKGKWAILFFYPADFTFVCPTELVDMAEKYDQFKAMGVEIYSVSTDSHFVHKAWHDASESIRKIQYPMLADPTGALSRALGVYIEEEGMAYRGTFVVNPEGKIKVVELNDNNIGRDASELLRKVEAAQFVATHDGEVCPAKWKKGESTLKPSIDLVGKI
- the ahpF gene encoding alkyl hydroperoxide reductase subunit F, coding for MLESALKEQLKGIFAGLEANFTFDISVSSSHENKTELLELLGDVADCSDHITCSVNEGEALKFTLLKNSDRTGITFRGIPNGHEFTSLLLAILNLDGKGKNFPDEAVCNRVKALKGPIHLTTYVSLTCTNCPDVVQALNAMTTLNPAITHEMVDGALYQDEVDALKIQGVPSVFADGKLLHVGRGEFGELLAKLEDQYGIDETKANAEVKEYDVIVVGGGPAGVSAAIYSARKGLRVAIVAERVGGQVKETVGIENLISVPETTGNELADNLKTHLLRYPVDLLEHRKVEKVEVVGKQKQITTSVGEKFLAPALIIATGASWRKLNVPGEAEYIGRGVAFCPHCDGPFYKGKHVAVVGGGNSGIEAAIDLAGICSKVTVFEFMDELKADSVLQERLKSLPNVEVFVSSQTTEVIGNGDKLTALRIKDRKTEEERLVELDGVFVQIGLSANSSVFRDIVETNRPGEIMIDAHCRTNVTGIYAAGDVSTVPYKQIIISMGEGAKAALSAFDDRVRGII